TAATATGAGAATTTATGAGGAATTAGAAGTTGGGGTAATAACCTTTTCTATGACAAAGGGCGTCCTTGCAGTAGGGGAAAAAGCTAAAAAAATGTTGGAGGAAATATAAATGTCAAAATTTTATGTCCTAGGAATGGGACCAGGAAACGAAAAATACATTTTACCCATAACTAAGGAAATTATTAGTGAGTGTCATGTATTAATCGGAGGAAAGAGAAATCTACAATATTTTGAACACCTAAATAAGGAAAAACTTTATATATCAGCAGATTTAAATAAAATAGTTGACTATGTTAAAAATAACTATAAAAGAAAGAAAATATGTTTTTTACTTTCTGGGGATACGGGTTTTTATAGTATGACTACATTTATAAAAAAACACTTTTCAAAGGATGACATGATAGTTATACCTGGAATTAGTTCATTTCAATATATGGCAGCTAAAATTGGGGAAGAATACAATGATGCACTCCTTGGTAGTGTTCATGGAAGAGATTTTGATTATATAAGTAAATTAAAGGAATATAATAAAATATTTTTGTTAACAGATAAAAAAAATTCTCCT
This is a stretch of genomic DNA from Anaeromicrobium sediminis. It encodes these proteins:
- the cbiE gene encoding precorrin-6y C5,15-methyltransferase (decarboxylating) subunit CbiE — its product is MSKFYVLGMGPGNEKYILPITKEIISECHVLIGGKRNLQYFEHLNKEKLYISADLNKIVDYVKNNYKRKKICFLLSGDTGFYSMTTFIKKHFSKDDMIVIPGISSFQYMAAKIGEEYNDALLGSVHGRDFDYISKLKEYNKIFLLTDKKNSPKSIAKNLIENKMEDCLLAVGENLSYENEKITLGSPKNILDIDEFSMSVVMIKRHVEL